Genomic window (Lynx canadensis isolate LIC74 chromosome D3, mLynCan4.pri.v2, whole genome shotgun sequence):
tgcctggagacatttcTCGGTGTCATCATTAGGGGCAGGAGGGCACAGGTGCCGGCAtttggtgggtagaggccagggatgttgctggacatcctacagtgcacaagaCAGCCTCACAACAGAGAAGTGACTGTCCCAATGTCAGAATACCAACGTGGAGGACCCGCTCCAGACCTATCACTCAGGACCCACTGTCCTCCCCAGAGGCCCAATAGAGGCATTTTCTAAGTTGTTGACCCTGTAACTCCTGCACAATAGAGCAGACTGTCCTCAACAGAAGCGTCCCCAGGGTGCAGCTCCTGCCCCTCAGAACCCACAAGAGCAGGGGCTAGCATTTTGCCTAGCCAGTCTCCTGGGCTATCACCCTAGGCTGGTTCTAGGATGCATCCCACTCATTCTCACCTTTCCCAGAACATCTGGGGCCTCCTCAGAACAATTCGGCACACCAGGCATACAAACTCAGCAAGACAACTTCTCAAGACACAAGCAACTTTAATCCCCAAATCCCACATTCAGGGGGTCTAAGCAAGTTTCTGGACAGGAAGAAGCTGAGCAGCTTTCTCCTTTGCTCTGTGAAGCCCATAGCCCACCCTCCTTGCCCATACTCGCCTCTTTCTGAGGAAGTGTGCCCTTTGGTCTCTAGTTCAACGTAAGTGTGTCTGGGGGTGCTGGGGACCCCAAAACAGCAggctccttttcttcccttctctctcccctcatctCCCTTTCTTTATCCAAGACCTGGAATCCCAGAGAACAGTAATACATAGCCTCATCCTCAGGCTGCAGCCCGGAGATGCTCAAATAGCCCGTGTTCTTGGCCACATCTTTGGATCCAGAGAAGCGAGGGGGAATCTTGAAGCCCTGGCTGTGGTCTGAGTGGGAGAAATATCTCAGCAAGAATCTTGGAGGGTGGCCGGGCCTCTGCTGGTACCAGTAGATGTTATAAATCCTGACATCGTAGTCTCTGCTCAAGGTGCAGGCCAGACGGATTGTTGTTCCAAGGGGCGAGGACACAAATGGCGGCTGGTTCAGCATGGGCTGAGAGACACAGCCTGGGGACAGAGAAGCACCTGAGCATCTaggcagaggagggcaggggatggGGCCAGGGGTTGTTAGCTCTGGGGTGTTCTCACCTGCCCAGTGGGTGAAGAGTGCCAGCAGGACAGGAATCCACGACATGGTGCTGAACTCTGTCTTCTTTGTGCTGCCAGGGCTCCTGGGACCATCTCGGGGCTGGGCCAGCATCCGCCTGCGCCCTCCCAGGGGCGGGGTCATTGCACGCCTGGTTCTCAGCCACCACTTTCCTGAACTTTCTTGAGTTTGCAGTGTCAGTTGGGGAATGGCCACATGGCAGCCTTTGTGGCTCTTTCTTTGGCCCCATGGGAGCGCCCAGGGAGGAAGCACCTGCCTGAGGCTCACGGACCACTGCCCAGGAGGCCAGCCTGCAAAGTTGGATCCCTGAGGTAGAGTAACCTCACCATCCTCCTGAGGAAGCTGAACCCCACAGAAATCTGGTTCTTGTCCAAATTGACATGCCTGGTGAAGCAGTAGAGAGGACACGTCCTCACGGGGGTGAAAACACTTGCTTTGTACAGCAGAAATTCTGGGGTTCTGGGGTGAGTGGGATACTCTGTCCCCTTCCACACTCCTGCCATTCCCTCCCACCAAACCCAGCCCCCTTTCCCTCCTAGAATGTAGCAGCAGGGACCCACAGCTTCTGAGAAGGAAGCACCAGGAGGGCCTTGGGGGCCCCCACCTGGGGCTCAaggcaggtgggggcagaggtAGAGCAGCCTTTTCCCCCATCAGCATCCTGCAGAGGCCCGGCCCCAGCTCTCCTGACACTCTGCTCTTCACAAGTCTCCCCAGGGAGTGGGTAAGGCAGAATCCCCTGGACCTCAGCCCACTCCTTGGCCAGACCCTGCACCTAGACGATCTATTGGTCCCATCCCTGTTCCACCTGAGTTTGACCCCGTCACCAAGCATTTCCCAAGGCCTGAGGCCTGCTCTCTGCTTAGCACTACCCACAAAGCTGTGCGGGTTGTGTAGCTGGAGGCTGTTGGGATGCTCAGATGAAGACTCATGTACCTCAGttaatcagggttctccagagaaacagaaccaataggatatatacataggaagagatttattatgaggaattgcCTCTCCCAATTATGGAGATTGCCATGATCTGCCACGATCTGCCACGTGCAGGTTgtagacccaggaaagccagtggtgcacctcagtctgagtccaaaagcctgagaaccaggggagccGATAAAGCccagtccaagggcaggagaagaccaATTTCACAGCTCAGCAGGCAGACAAGAAGCGGAAAGGGGTGAATTCcacctttctccccctttctgttCTGTTCAGGCCCTCCATGGACTGGAAGATGCTCACCTGTGTGGGGAGGGCCACCTGCTTTCATGAGTACACTGGTTTAAATGCTAATGTCATTCAGAgacaccttcacagacacacctAGAAATAATGTTGAATCTGGGCATCCCTTGGACCACATGAAATCAACCACCTCCATTGTCCCTTCTCTTCTCATCTCAGTCTAGAACTTTCTCAGCAAGGCACAGCCACAGAGGGAAGCCCAGGGAGTAAAGGGGGCTCTCAGCTCTTCCTCTGGTGgaggcaaaagaaagaagagaaaaacaaaatgagtcaCTCCAAGGTGTGGATGATCTGAGTTGCTATTTAAGAGCCATAAGCAGAACCAGACACTGGGATGAGAACacgttgtgttttttttaagtttatttaattgtttttggaagagagagtgtgcacctgagtgggagaggggcagagagagagagggagagagaaaatcccaagcaggctctgggctcacagcttggggctcaatcccaggaatgtcagatcatgacctgaggcaaatcaagagtctgactcttaaccatctgagccacccaggtgccccaagaactcaTTTTTAATTCTAGAAAGGGCTGCAAGATGATCCACATCTGCAACAATTTTGAGAGCAGAGTGCAGAAAAACACCCAGCTGTGACTTTGTCTCCCCTTGGTGCTGGCAGTCTGCCAATCAGCTCCTTCTGGTGTCTGTGCTGAAGGTCTTTGAGGTCATCCTGACAGTAGGTACCCAAAGAGCTCCCAGCCCATGTGAAAGAAATCCACttccagggaaggaaaggaagcagaagggGTTGCCCACTGGCTACACGCCTATGCACACCCCACTATTACAGGTGTGCTTGTCTGGGGCTTATTATGAAGAGCAAAAACTCTTCTGTAGTTCTAATCACTTAAGAAACTCCAAGAGTTTCAGGAGCTCTCTGCCAGGAACTGGAAGATCAAATATTTATATCTTGtcataaatcacaatatcacaggcTGGTGCTCCTAAGTGGGGAAGCCACATTTACTGACATTTTAGGAGAAATTGGGATCTGGATTtttatatgacctcttctttcACTCAGGCTGTTCTTTGAGACTCTTTGGTTAAGAGCAGCCACTATGAATATCCATGGTCCCTGTCCCCATGGAAGTTAGAGTCTAGTGGGGAATCctaagtacagttgacccttgaacaactctGGTTtcaactgtgtgggtccactgaTATGTGGATATAGGACAATATAaaagttttctctcttccttgtgattttcttaataacattttcttttctctagcttccttgATTGTctgaatacagtgtataatacatataacatacaaaatatatgttaattgactgttcATGTTATCACTAAGGCTTCTGTTCAACAGTGACTATTAGTAGTTAACTTTTGGAGGactcaaaagttatatgcagattttcagggtgcctgggtggctcagttggttgagtgtccaacttcagcccaggtcattatctcgcagtctgtgagttcaagccctgcttcgggttctgtgctgacagctcagaagctagaacctgcttcaattctgtatctccctctctctcttcccctcccccactcacgctctgcctctctcttaaaaagaaataaacattaaaaacattttcaagttataagcagattttcaactgtgtggggtGTGGGCGCTCATGTTGCTTAGGGGTCTGGTATAATTACATCTACGTGTCTTAGTAAGTGTCCAGGAGAGACTCCCCAGGAGATTATTATGGCATAGGGGTCATCAAAGGCCCCCTGAGAAGGGGAAAATGGGGTGATACCTGAAGGGTAGAAATAGCCAGCTCCACAATGTGTGGGGCATATGTACCAGGCAGAGACGTGAGCGTGTGGGAAAGCCCTGCTTCAGGAGACTGTGGTGTGTGTTTGGAAATAGAGGAAGCCAGCGTGTCTGGGACCTAGAGAACCAACACAGCTAAGCACTGCAtacacacagaagcagaagccaTGGTGCCCTGGTGTCTGCCCCACAGCCCAGCCTCCTCGGCCACCCCCAGGTAGCTGTGATGCCTGACAGGCTGTGGAGCCCcaggacaaagaagaaaagatggtcTCTAGCTGCCAGGAGCAAATCTCACATTGGCAAAGAACAGAGAGTGTGCATGGCATCATTCAAGAACAACTCCTGACTTTGTCCAAGAAGCTGTCTTTTGAGGTCTTGGTGCCCAAGAGATTGGGCCTCTTGCCTTTGTTCCAGGAAGGCATGTTGATACCAACAAATTGGCTGTCCTCCTTGGGGACAACTGGTTTTGTCAGTGCTCTGCAAAACAAACAGTGGGTCTCATAGAGCATGGGAAGGAGTGTATAAGGAGAGCCCTGGATGACGTTGAAAAGGTGATGAAAAACTTTAAATCTAAAGTTGGATTCCTGGTGGATTTGCAGGACAGGGTGGGTGTTGGGGaaggtgatcttttaaaaaaaaattttattaaggaTCTGGTGATCTTTTTGACGTAAGAGAACACATTTAAAacaaccttggggtgcctgggtgtctcaggcaATTgggtccgacttcacctcaggtcatgatttcacgatccatgagttcaagcctcgcatcgggctctgtgctaacagctcagagtctggagcctgctttggattctgtgtctccttctctctctgcctgtcccctgctcccactctgtctctttctctcagaaataaacattttaaaaattataaaaaataaaaaataaaataaaaccactttgTATTGAAAAGAAAAGCCTAAGGCTGCCTAGATGTCTCAGTTGGACctagcatctgacttgatttcagcccaggtcatgatcccagggtcgtggtatTGATCCCCGCCACAGgatctgcactgagcatggagactgcttaagattcattctcaatctctctctgtctctctatattaaaaagaaagaaaaccccaaactGCACACAAACCTAATTCAAAACCCAAAActtgacattttgaaaatgacacaaagtcCAAGGATGTTTTGCTTATGGATGAAAAACTGTGGGCCTGGCTGGAAGAGCAGGAGAGATAAGAAAACCTGCTGAGTGAACTTGACAGTAAGCTGGAGTCAGGGGTCACATATAGAGAGGGAAAAGATCATATCTAAGATGAGACTGTGGGCTCCCTTGCTCAGGAATGTTTTTGTAAGGAGATATCACAGTGAAAATTGGTGCAAGGTCAAAGGCAAGGTCAAGAGAAAGATTCTGAGCATCATCCAAACCCAGACCATGGTGATGATGACAATTCAGGAAATGAAGGTGAATCTTCATCAACAATCTATTTTTCCTACAGCACTGAACCCAAGAAGGTCcacataaatacatagaaaaaaaacacaaagttattttttagtgaatggaaagaagaaatcaGACACATTCCTAGAGACCACCAGTTTGCCCTGGAATGCCCAGGGATCAGAGCACCAGaagatatttatataatattgtcGATGCTGTGAATGGAGAGCACAGCTCTCAGAAGTCTATCTGGAAGCTGAGATGCACAAAGACGCTTCAACGTGGTGGTGCTGGACAAAGTCAACTGCTTGGCATTATGACCCAAGGTTTTTAAGGAATCCTGGCCATGAAGAAGCCATTTGCAGAGAAGCTGACAAGGTCTctttggagaaggaagaagaacaaGGAGATCCTCGGCAAGAGCTCTCATCCTCACCAGGAACAGTAGAAGCTTTTCCTGGCATTATGgtagaaaaaagaattttgaaccCCCTCCTTGACACCACGCCCAGCTGCTGCCACTCAGGTATCACCTGTCTGTCCACAGGTAAAAGACCCTATCTCAAAAGGGCTGGGGGAAACTCTAAAGAGGGCTTACAAGTTCAAAGCTGCCAGACTGAATCTGAGACACCAGCTCTTGCTGTGGAATGCAACTGAGTCCTTGAAGCCGAGGGTGTTTGTTCAGAACAAGTAATTTGAGTTGATTCTAATGATGCCTGCAAGGAGGCATCCCAATGAACTAATAACAAACTCTATTTGCTTTTCACTAGCCTgtgaaaacagcaaaaatacattttataatattaatatatttatgttctcCTCATATGAAATTACAATGTTCatagttatttttcaaagaatttatcaTACTCATCATTCTTGCATTTTAACccaaatgaaagatttttaaagctttttaaaattgtatctattattctttttaaatttttatttacttattttaatctctaaacccaatatggggcttgaactcacaaccccaagatcaagagtctcatgctcttctgactgagccagccaggtgcctcaaggcttttttttttaaaaacaatagttACTTTGACATTCTTTATTGAGTATTGATCATTTTAGGGAATACCTTAAAGCCAAAGTTTTATAAATGTTGCGCAATTACAGTTCATTATctggcaacattttaaaaatgtttctaatataCTGTTATAAACTTTGCAACTTAAAACTTCAAGTAATCACTTCAAACAGTGATGAATTCTAAGAAAGCtgatacagcatggtgactatagttgatgatattatatatttgcaagtttctaagagagtagatcttagaaatcttcatcataagaaaaaattttgtaactaggcgtggtgatggatattaaccaGACTTATGGTGATCGCCTCACGTTATATGCAAGCATTGAACCAGTatgttgcatacctgaaactaatatgatatgtcaattatatcaaaaaaagcattttgagggagggtgcctgggtggctcagtcagttaagtgtttgacttcagctcaggtcatgatctcacagttcgtgggttcgagccccacgttgggctttgtcctgacagctcagagcctggagcctgcttcagattctgtgtctccctctctctctgcccctccccattcgcactctgtatctctctgtctctaaataaacattaaaaaccattttttttaattttttttaagctgggtCTCTGAAGAACTGCTCTTGTTTAGAAGTAAGGATACACACAAAACTTAAGATACCAATAAAGCTTGCACTGAATTTAagctaagaaatagaaaaataagaatctGGAGAATTATCAAGGCATAGGTCTCTTACCAAAACTCCCCACAaaactgattataaaataaaagagaacatttaaattaaaaaggcaatATTACTGAAGTACAGAGTACATTAATAAGCATTTTTGTCAGAGTATTAATGTTCCCATAAAACTAGAGTGATAACTTTTTACTAATTTAGTTGCTCATCTAACTTTGTCTAATAGAGAGgtctaaatatatttaataaattcaagCAATGTATCATTTAACCAAggaattggaattttaaaatatttgtgtggcAATATACCACATGAACAT
Coding sequences:
- the LOC115498694 gene encoding immunoglobulin iota chain-like yields the protein MSWIPVLLALFTHWAGCVSQPMLNQPPFVSSPLGTTIRLACTLSRDYDVRIYNIYWYQQRPGHPPRFLLRYFSHSDHSQGFKIPPRFSGSKDVAKNTGYLSISGLQPEDEAMYYCSLGFQVLDKEREMRGERREEKEPAVLGSPAPPDTLTLN